Proteins encoded within one genomic window of Limisphaerales bacterium:
- a CDS encoding sigma-70 family RNA polymerase sigma factor has protein sequence MNPRHVFLLREVMEEAGSKNATHVVNATRSSLLERLRELDDDESWSEFFNLYWKLIYSTARKSGLADAEAQDVVQETLITVARHIRDFEYDRARGSFKGWLLTLTRSRITDHIRHRQRRAVVDNALGGELAEELENFPDPTVILPDAQWDADWHKNLADTAMQRVQQNVSAKHFQIFHCYVIEKWSVAEISRALRVSAGLVYVTKHRLGRMFERELETLRREEDSR, from the coding sequence ATGAATCCGCGCCACGTATTCCTGTTGAGAGAAGTTATGGAGGAGGCCGGTTCGAAGAATGCCACCCACGTCGTTAATGCCACGCGCAGCTCGTTGCTCGAGCGCTTGCGGGAGTTGGACGATGATGAATCGTGGTCGGAATTTTTCAATCTCTACTGGAAACTCATTTACAGCACCGCACGCAAATCCGGCCTTGCGGATGCTGAGGCGCAGGATGTCGTGCAGGAAACGCTCATCACCGTGGCGCGGCATATCCGGGATTTTGAATACGACCGAGCGCGCGGCAGTTTCAAGGGTTGGCTGCTCACCCTCACTCGTTCGCGTATCACTGATCACATCCGCCACCGCCAACGCCGCGCTGTGGTGGATAACGCCCTCGGCGGCGAGCTTGCCGAGGAATTAGAAAATTTTCCCGACCCCACCGTTATTTTGCCCGACGCACAATGGGATGCCGACTGGCACAAAAACCTCGCCGACACGGCCATGCAACGCGTGCAACAAAATGTTTCCGCCAAGCATTTTCAGATTTTCCATTGTTACGTTATCGAGAAATGGAGTGTCGCGGAGATAAGCCGCGCGTTGCGCGTGAGCGCGGGGCTCGTGTACGTCACCAAACACCGCCTCGGCCGGATGTTTGAGCGCGAGCTGGAAACCCTTCGGCGCGAAGAGGATAGCCGATGA
- a CDS encoding PDZ domain-containing protein, whose amino-acid sequence MQSKAWLMLPLLACAAMAQDENKTDAPIASEPVRFEEAWVAQMQWRSIGPASMGGRIVDLEVLPDDPFTFYLATASGGLFKTTNNGTTFTPVFEKQSTVSIGDVAVSRSNPKVIWVGTGEHNARNSVSWGDGVYKSTDGGKTWANMGLKKSFQIGRIAIHPNNPDIVYVGALGRLWGPNEERGVYKTTNGGKTWNKVLHVDNKTGCVELKMHPTNPDTLIVAMYERERDGFDSNDPAKRWGPGSGIYKTTDAGANWTKLQKGLPTRPLGRVGIAFYEKNPAVVYAIVETDKIGDGPATAFMGISGGNRVREALIQGVTQDGPSAKAGIQAGDLVLQVDGKKVNSYNDLIVAIRAHKPKDKVKVKLKRDDGELEVELTFGKRGGDSSRPFASYLGGQRANAMKEQGAVGNETGGIYRSEDGGETWKRINSLNPRPFYYSQIFVDPTDDNFIYVMGIQFHTSTDRGKTFKAGARGVHPDHHALWINPRDGRHLILGCDGGLYITHDRGVTWDFHNVMDIGQFYDIGVDTRAPYWVYGGLQDNGSWGAPNRKRGTRGTVNSDWLRIGGGDGFLCRADPEDPFTVYCEMQGGRIWRVNMKTGERYTLRPPGKDVKFNWKTPFTLSPHNSRIFYSAGNYAFRSLNRGENLQRISPKLGLTDRGTATALAESPRKSGVLWVGTDDGALWLTRDGGQAWTNLVKQVGLAKPFHVASIEASRFAEGRAYVAFDGHRSNNDAPHIYATEDFGATWKSLVANLPKGSTRCLREDVVNENLLYCGTEFGVFASVDRGKSWLRLKNNFPTVAVHEIAVHPTAGEIVAGTHGRSAWILEITPLRQFTQKVAAATAHLFQPREGVLWGGALGFSRSGHRNFAGTNPAFGSRIFYHLGENAKTASLEIRNARGQAIRRLPVEKSKGLHAVRWDLRAAARPPAPRPAPGKGTAGGRPGRPAPNLTRPGASAGAGTFIVILTVDGKEFVQEIKVTADPEFPTALLQEELEAETAKQRQEVIE is encoded by the coding sequence ATGCAAAGTAAAGCATGGCTGATGCTGCCGCTGTTGGCCTGCGCCGCGATGGCTCAGGATGAAAATAAAACCGATGCCCCGATTGCTTCGGAACCGGTGAGATTTGAGGAGGCGTGGGTGGCGCAAATGCAATGGCGGTCGATTGGGCCGGCGAGTATGGGCGGGCGGATTGTGGATTTGGAGGTGCTGCCGGATGATCCGTTTACATTTTATTTGGCGACCGCTTCGGGCGGGCTCTTCAAGACCACTAATAATGGCACAACGTTTACGCCGGTTTTTGAAAAACAATCCACCGTGTCCATCGGCGATGTGGCGGTGTCGCGGAGTAATCCGAAAGTCATCTGGGTGGGCACCGGCGAACACAACGCCCGCAACTCGGTGAGCTGGGGCGATGGCGTTTATAAATCCACCGACGGCGGCAAAACGTGGGCCAATATGGGTTTGAAAAAATCCTTTCAAATCGGGCGCATCGCCATTCATCCAAACAATCCGGATATCGTTTACGTGGGTGCACTCGGTCGTTTATGGGGGCCGAATGAGGAACGCGGCGTTTACAAAACCACCAACGGCGGCAAGACGTGGAACAAGGTTTTACACGTCGATAACAAAACCGGCTGCGTGGAATTAAAGATGCATCCGACCAATCCCGACACGCTCATCGTGGCGATGTACGAACGCGAGCGGGACGGCTTTGACTCCAACGATCCCGCCAAGCGTTGGGGCCCCGGCAGCGGCATTTACAAGACCACCGACGCCGGCGCGAATTGGACGAAGCTGCAAAAGGGCTTGCCGACACGACCGCTCGGCCGCGTGGGCATTGCGTTTTATGAAAAAAATCCTGCCGTGGTTTACGCCATCGTCGAGACGGATAAAATTGGCGACGGCCCCGCCACGGCGTTCATGGGCATCAGCGGCGGCAACCGCGTGAGGGAAGCACTCATTCAAGGCGTGACCCAAGATGGCCCCTCAGCTAAGGCGGGCATCCAAGCCGGTGATCTTGTTTTGCAGGTGGACGGGAAAAAAGTGAACAGCTATAACGACCTCATCGTCGCCATTCGCGCCCACAAGCCGAAGGATAAAGTGAAAGTGAAACTCAAGCGCGATGACGGGGAATTGGAAGTCGAACTCACCTTTGGCAAACGGGGCGGCGACAGCAGCCGGCCTTTCGCCAGCTACCTCGGCGGCCAGCGCGCCAACGCGATGAAAGAGCAGGGCGCGGTGGGGAACGAAACGGGCGGCATTTATCGCAGCGAAGATGGCGGCGAAACTTGGAAGCGCATCAACAGCCTCAACCCGCGTCCGTTTTATTACAGCCAAATTTTCGTGGATCCCACTGACGACAATTTCATTTACGTGATGGGCATCCAATTTCACACCTCCACCGATCGAGGCAAAACCTTCAAGGCCGGCGCGCGCGGCGTGCATCCGGATCACCACGCGCTGTGGATCAATCCTCGCGACGGTCGCCATCTCATCCTCGGCTGCGACGGCGGCTTGTACATCACGCACGATCGCGGCGTCACGTGGGATTTCCATAACGTGATGGACATCGGCCAGTTTTATGATATCGGCGTGGACACCCGCGCACCCTATTGGGTGTACGGCGGTTTACAGGACAACGGCTCCTGGGGTGCGCCTAATCGCAAACGCGGAACGCGCGGAACGGTCAATAGCGATTGGCTGCGCATCGGTGGCGGCGATGGGTTTTTATGCCGGGCCGATCCCGAAGATCCATTCACCGTCTACTGCGAAATGCAGGGCGGCCGCATCTGGCGCGTCAATATGAAAACCGGCGAGCGCTACACACTCCGCCCGCCGGGTAAGGACGTGAAGTTTAACTGGAAAACGCCGTTCACACTGAGCCCGCATAACTCGCGCATTTTTTACAGCGCGGGAAACTACGCCTTTCGTTCACTCAATCGTGGTGAAAATCTTCAGCGCATTTCGCCCAAGCTCGGCCTCACCGATCGCGGTACGGCCACCGCTCTTGCAGAATCACCCCGCAAATCCGGTGTGCTGTGGGTAGGCACCGATGACGGCGCGCTGTGGCTCACGCGCGATGGTGGACAGGCATGGACGAATCTTGTCAAACAAGTTGGTCTGGCAAAACCCTTTCACGTGGCCAGCATCGAGGCTTCGCGCTTTGCCGAAGGCCGCGCCTATGTGGCTTTCGATGGCCATCGATCCAACAACGACGCGCCGCATATTTATGCGACCGAAGATTTCGGCGCCACGTGGAAATCGTTAGTGGCGAATTTGCCGAAGGGCAGCACGCGTTGTTTGCGCGAGGATGTGGTGAACGAAAATCTGCTCTATTGCGGCACGGAGTTCGGCGTATTCGCCAGCGTGGATCGGGGCAAAAGTTGGCTTCGCCTGAAGAATAATTTCCCCACTGTGGCGGTGCACGAGATTGCAGTGCATCCTACCGCGGGCGAAATTGTCGCGGGCACCCACGGCCGCAGCGCGTGGATTTTGGAGATCACTCCGCTGCGTCAGTTCACCCAAAAAGTGGCGGCGGCCACAGCACATTTGTTTCAACCGCGCGAAGGCGTTTTGTGGGGGGGCGCGCTCGGGTTTTCACGCTCGGGCCATCGGAATTTTGCTGGTACAAATCCGGCTTTCGGCAGCCGGATTTTTTATCACCTTGGTGAAAACGCAAAAACGGCGTCACTGGAAATTCGCAATGCCCGCGGCCAAGCCATTCGGCGGTTGCCCGTGGAAAAATCTAAAGGCCTCCACGCCGTTCGCTGGGATTTGCGCGCCGCCGCCCGTCCTCCCGCCCCGCGCCCCGCACCCGGCAAAGGGACAGCCGGCGGCCGTCCCGGCCGTCCCGCGCCCAACCTCACTCGCCCCGGCGCATCGGCCGGCGCGGGCACCTTCATCGTCATCCTAACGGTGGATGGCAAAGAATTCGTCCAGGAAATCAAAGTCACCGCCGACCCGGAATTTCCAACCGCACTATTGCAGGAAGAATTAGAAGCCGAAACCGCAAAGCAACGCCAGGAAGTGATTGAGTAG
- a CDS encoding protein kinase: protein MTDSLEPNQPTIPEHTLLRCIASGSYGDVWLARNATGTWRAVKIVRRDRFEHDRPFEREYEGIQSFEPVSREHPGLVNVLQVGRVEGDAGYYCVMELADPREGDREDIAPKTYAPRTLQDDIDAHGALTLSDTLNHARRLAEALAHLHAAGLVHRDLKPANIIFVKGAPKLADIGLVAPLNSSRSVMGTHGYIPREGLGQPPADVYAMGKVLYEMITGHDRHAFPSPPPALRDPACPPELHALNTLILQACDPDPATRPTAEDFAQILEAILQGQIQTPHRNPVLAWVAGLGIVLLVLWVGFGKPSSQPATLPQVDLEAGLICRFDFNGNTRDQSPYRNHAEARGEITFGPGRKGKLGQACIFDGNQTHLIVAPSKSLETLTNLTITAWINIADVSRSLEQEDFGGLVDRIPEPGFAFFRLWNDQLDFGSNTPYHQIKHLHALQRGEWHHVAAVYNGETKLLYLDGIEIERENVGPGKLAWGSSGLRIGHEAAGSFVGAMDSLRIYNRGLTGVEIKILSH, encoded by the coding sequence ATGACCGATTCACTCGAACCCAATCAGCCAACCATCCCCGAGCACACACTCCTGCGCTGCATCGCCAGCGGCAGCTACGGCGATGTGTGGCTCGCGCGTAATGCCACCGGCACTTGGCGCGCGGTCAAAATTGTCCGGCGCGATCGCTTCGAGCACGACCGCCCGTTCGAGCGTGAGTACGAAGGCATCCAATCTTTTGAACCCGTTTCCCGCGAACACCCCGGCCTCGTTAACGTCCTCCAAGTCGGCCGTGTGGAAGGCGATGCCGGTTACTATTGCGTGATGGAACTCGCCGATCCACGCGAAGGAGATCGTGAAGACATCGCCCCCAAAACCTACGCCCCCCGCACTTTACAGGACGACATCGACGCCCACGGCGCGCTCACCCTGTCCGACACTCTCAATCACGCCCGACGCCTTGCCGAGGCACTTGCTCATTTGCACGCCGCCGGTCTCGTCCATCGCGACCTCAAACCCGCCAACATCATATTTGTAAAAGGTGCCCCCAAGCTCGCCGACATTGGCCTCGTCGCCCCCCTTAATAGCTCCCGCTCCGTGATGGGCACCCACGGCTACATCCCCCGCGAAGGCCTCGGCCAACCCCCCGCGGACGTCTACGCAATGGGCAAAGTGCTGTACGAAATGATCACCGGCCACGACCGCCACGCCTTCCCCTCACCCCCGCCTGCCCTGCGCGATCCCGCCTGCCCGCCCGAACTACACGCCCTAAACACCCTCATCCTCCAAGCCTGTGACCCCGACCCCGCCACCCGCCCCACCGCCGAAGATTTCGCCCAAATCCTCGAAGCCATCCTCCAAGGGCAAATCCAAACGCCCCATCGCAATCCTGTCCTCGCGTGGGTTGCCGGGTTGGGAATTGTGCTGCTTGTTCTTTGGGTTGGCTTCGGTAAACCCTCTTCTCAGCCGGCCACGCTACCGCAGGTGGATTTGGAGGCCGGCCTCATTTGTCGTTTTGATTTTAACGGAAACACCCGCGACCAGTCGCCTTACAGAAATCACGCCGAGGCTCGCGGGGAAATTACTTTTGGTCCGGGGCGCAAGGGGAAGCTCGGCCAAGCCTGCATTTTTGATGGTAACCAAACCCATCTTATCGTCGCGCCCTCAAAAAGTCTGGAGACGTTAACCAATCTAACGATTACCGCGTGGATTAACATTGCTGATGTGTCACGCAGTCTTGAGCAAGAAGATTTTGGCGGTCTGGTGGATCGTATTCCTGAGCCTGGCTTTGCTTTTTTTAGGTTGTGGAATGACCAGCTCGATTTTGGTAGCAACACGCCATATCACCAGATTAAACATTTGCACGCCCTTCAGCGAGGCGAATGGCATCACGTCGCGGCCGTGTACAATGGCGAGACAAAGCTGCTGTATCTTGATGGAATTGAAATAGAGAGGGAAAACGTGGGCCCCGGAAAACTCGCCTGGGGTTCCTCCGGCCTCCGCATCGGCCATGAGGCAGCGGGAAGTTTTGTGGGAGCGATGGATTCCCTGCGGATTTACAATCGTGGATTGACAGGCGTGGAGATAAAGATTCTCAGCCACTGA
- a CDS encoding VCBS repeat-containing protein, protein MSDRLQKYIVIIFGIATVTMVLWTQREAIHDLTEPEVPEKQPANLDERVEQLLARGEVLTQQHCVACHTLPTPEMLDRGAWDLTLARMLPWVGLVPPGTGLSNTNGFDRVLAAGLYPPKPLMPDQDWKLIHSYFLTKAPRHLPRPSGVKFVGSQKTFAAITPDAPFDASCIAVRVQPNTGGLWATHYPTKTVHRMTPELNWQTPAIKLGGSPVEMRFTSDGMVGALIGSFMPSFEQNGALIRWRDGKANTLAASLYRPTDVLPVDLNGDGREDLVVCEYGHYTGSVFWLENKGDTFERHTLLDMPGCLNAASADFNGDQRPDLVILTAQAREAVYLLLNLGDNHFEPSMLLPRQPMWGHSHIETYDFNNDTHPDLLITNGDNGELNPALSRPYHGVRVHLNDGKNNFTKELFFSQPGAYKALAADFDSDGDLDIASIAFFADYKLNPHAGFIYLRQDAALKFSAHSLPEADRGRWITLDAGDVDRDQDIDLVLGAHNMPQRQIPDALRKRWAEKPTPILILKNLTK, encoded by the coding sequence ATGAGCGACCGACTGCAAAAATACATCGTGATTATTTTCGGCATCGCGACCGTAACAATGGTTCTCTGGACCCAACGAGAAGCGATTCACGATTTAACTGAGCCGGAGGTGCCGGAAAAACAACCCGCGAATTTGGATGAACGCGTGGAACAATTGCTCGCGCGCGGGGAGGTGCTCACTCAGCAGCATTGCGTCGCGTGCCACACGCTGCCCACGCCGGAAATGCTCGATCGCGGCGCGTGGGATTTGACGCTTGCCCGAATGTTACCATGGGTGGGCTTGGTGCCGCCCGGCACGGGCCTATCCAATACCAATGGATTTGACCGCGTGTTGGCCGCCGGATTGTACCCACCCAAACCGCTCATGCCTGATCAAGATTGGAAACTGATTCACAGCTATTTCCTCACCAAAGCTCCCCGCCATTTACCTCGGCCGAGTGGTGTGAAATTTGTCGGCTCACAAAAAACATTTGCCGCGATCACCCCCGACGCACCTTTTGATGCGAGCTGCATCGCAGTTCGGGTTCAACCAAATACCGGCGGTTTGTGGGCCACCCATTATCCCACAAAAACAGTGCACCGAATGACCCCCGAATTAAACTGGCAAACTCCAGCCATCAAACTGGGCGGTTCACCTGTGGAAATGCGATTCACATCCGACGGCATGGTGGGCGCATTGATCGGGAGCTTTATGCCTTCCTTCGAACAAAACGGCGCTTTAATCCGCTGGCGCGATGGCAAGGCGAACACATTGGCCGCATCGCTTTACCGGCCCACCGACGTGTTACCTGTAGATTTAAATGGGGATGGCCGAGAAGATTTGGTCGTCTGCGAATATGGCCACTACACGGGCAGCGTATTTTGGCTGGAAAACAAAGGCGATACATTTGAACGCCACACATTGCTCGACATGCCCGGCTGCCTCAACGCAGCCAGCGCTGATTTCAACGGAGATCAACGGCCCGATCTGGTCATCTTAACCGCCCAGGCACGCGAGGCGGTTTACCTCCTCCTCAATTTGGGCGACAACCATTTTGAACCAAGCATGTTACTGCCCCGCCAGCCGATGTGGGGACACTCGCATATTGAAACCTATGATTTCAATAATGACACCCACCCCGATCTTCTCATTACCAACGGAGACAACGGCGAACTGAACCCCGCACTGTCACGCCCTTACCACGGGGTGCGCGTGCATTTGAATGATGGTAAAAACAATTTCACAAAGGAACTTTTTTTCTCACAACCCGGCGCGTACAAAGCCCTTGCTGCCGACTTCGATTCAGATGGCGACTTGGACATCGCCTCGATCGCATTTTTTGCGGATTACAAACTCAACCCACACGCAGGATTTATTTATTTGCGACAAGACGCCGCCCTGAAATTTTCCGCCCACTCACTGCCCGAAGCAGACCGCGGTCGATGGATCACCCTCGACGCCGGGGATGTTGACCGCGATCAGGATATCGATCTGGTTCTTGGCGCGCACAACATGCCCCAACGACAAATTCCAGACGCACTTCGAAAACGCTGGGCGGAAAAACCAACCCCCATCTTGATCCTCAAAAACCTCACGAAATAA